A window of Gasterosteus aculeatus chromosome 9, fGasAcu3.hap1.1, whole genome shotgun sequence contains these coding sequences:
- the LOC120817822 gene encoding retrovirus-related Pol polyprotein from transposon opus, which yields MFDAETVYTSVRDSCDESEVVVFQNIHRVGSSDSLFYTPAVLGGTVAIGGMLDSGSMACSISETAEMKLRDAGVITDQKQIDVNVVLVGCGGLRVRPKCAFGVEMEVYGCKMFVPTLVVPGQHDELIIGTNVIKYILHQSKSCESYWRTVSGPCPDRDPDAEHFLSMLSGLSPWRGSDVPDNVGTVRCNSATCLEPGREYLIWGKLPKNTPISPGSTVMTEPTSSRSAPRGVLVAKIVTTLWGDGQVPLKLINTSDRPVLLRRNAKLADVFTCAALEDMDVVEPIEVAGCTQSAMPPITDAGSAKEKLCSIGLSTVDVESCEVSVNCKTKMADLVMQYEDIFSRHHLDCGEAKDFVHRIHLSDNRPFRLPYRRVPPGQYQKLRQVLSEMEEKEIIRKSTSEYASPLVLVWKKNGDLRICTDFRWLNKRTLKDAHPLPHQADCLAALGGNCLFSTMDLTSGFYNMPLHEDDRKYSAFTTPMGLYEYNRLPQGLCNSPGSFMRMMTSIFGDQNYLSLLCYLDDLLVFAPDEETALLRLEMVFKRLRRHNLKLSPKKCFFLRRSVRFLGHIVDANGVSTDPSKVESITNMVSTDLMEPDGVTPSPKRIRSFLGMVNYYQHFMPGYSAMAKPLFDLLKGAKRRGKQPKNKLSSRKLCVADWTPEQGQAFESLKASLVHSVVLAHPDFNRPFMLSTDASLDGIGAVLSQIQEGETRARPIAFAGKSLSRSQKNYPAHRLEFLALKWSICEKFSHWLKGHKFTVWTDNNPLTHILTKPKLDCCEQRWVAKLASYDFDIKYVPGPQNIVADALSRVPFVKASVGHRLLAEPYASLLAEVKDMSSFSVQNAFRSSSHDREPSPLSNNAQSACSPLRMHIQSVAKEDVSAVLQSRVGWEDGPRFRALEVLQHLPQLFPPGQDALPAYTVKDLCDMQSEDRTLSRVLSYVERHRRPSRRERFNESVLVTRYLKHWDRLTVKDGVLYRTSRDQKTKAKRFQYIVPDSLKTEVLQGIHDRAGHQAQSRSLSLARQRFFWPNLDRDVRDYVRHCQRCIVSKTVEPEGRAPLESIMTTRPLELVCIDFWSAEDSRNRSVDVLVITDHFTRMAQAFSCKDQTAKQVARVLWDRYFCVFGFPERIHSDQGANFESLLIGELLRISGVKKSHTTPYHPMGNGSVERFNRTLGGMIRALPPEEKADWPRRLQTLTFMYNCTEHETTGYSPFYLMFGRIPRLPVDVLFRAVLHDSAVVSYEKYVASLANDLKEAMVIAQVHATKEQNRHAQLYNRRVKGSNLNIGDRVLLANRKERGKKKLADRWDSTVYTVVDVNTETHTYRIRDTITGREKVVHRNLLMLVNFLPVGDTCDISDLASSLLGTGSSVSGHDGGEAEETSSGRGRESLSVASESFDTEGDSESPVTVTDGQGPLTDAVPVDSESRTIEWITQLSGPSLAEACIVDMSVASDPQNATISLEGSTTDQSVTCYSCPLTAADVSTDLRQSDFALDTMTQTDNTSDSLHTVVQVSPAHPGRFNAQVRSRFGRLINPVNRLIQTMSRQDVVQE from the coding sequence ATGTTTGATGCTGAGACGGTGTACACCTCTGTGAGAGACTCGTGTGATGAATCTGAGGTTGTTGTTTTCCAGAATATTCACAGAGTTGGCAGTAGTGACAGTCTTTTCTACACACCTGCGGTACTGGGTGGAACGGTTGCAATAGGTGGCATGTTGGACAGCGGCTCCATGGCGTGTAGCATTAGTGAAACAGCTGAGATGAAACTGAGAGATGCTGGAGTGATAACCGACCAGAAACAGATAGATGTCAATGTAGTCCTTGTGGGATGTGGGGGACTTCGCGTGAGGCCCAAATGTGCTTTTGGCGTGGAGATGGAAGTGTATGGTTGCAAGATGTTTGTTCCAACACTCGTTGTCCCGGGACAGCATGATGAGTTGATCATAGGGACAAATGTTATAAAATACATCCTGCATCAATCTAAATCCTGCGAATCCTATTGGAGGACAGTGTCTGGCCCCTGCCCAGACAGAGACCCAGACGCTGAACATTTCCTGTCTATGCTCTCGGGTTTGAGTCCATGGAGAGGTAGTGATGTTCCGGACAATGTCGGTACAGTCAGGTGTAACTCAGCGACCTGTCTCGAGCCTGGCCGTGAATATCTCATCTGGGGAAAACTACCCAAGAACACTCCTATTTCACCAGGTAGCACCGTCATGACAGAGCCCACTTCATCCCGCTCGGCTCCCAGAGGGGTTCTGGTCGCAAAGATTGTAACCACACTTTGGGGAGACGGGCAGGTTCCGCTGAAGCTCATAAATACATCTGACAGACCTGTGCTCTTGAGGCGAAATGCAAAACTAGCTGATGTTTTTACATGTGCAGCGCTCGAGGACATGGATGTTGTTGAACCGATAGAGGTGGCCGGATGCACTCAATCAGCCATGCCTCCTATTACTGATGCAGGCTCCGCCAAGGAAAAGCTTTGCTCAATTGGGCTAAGTACTGTTGACGTTGAGTCGTGTGAAGTGTCTGTAAACTGTAAGACGAAGATGGCTGACCTTGTGATGCAGTATGAGGACATCTTTTCGCGCCATCATCTCGATTGTGGAGAGGCAAAGGATTTTGTACATCGCATACACCTGTCAGATAACAGACCATTCAGACTCCCATACAGGAGAGTGCCCCCTGGCCAGTACCAAAAGTTGCGCCAGGTACTAAGCgagatggaggaaaaggagatCATCAGAAAGTCAACTAGCGAATACGCCTCACCATTGGTGCTTGTGTGGAAGAAGAACGGGGATCTACGCATCTGTACAGATTTTCGCTGGTTGAATAAAAGGACACTGAAGGATGCTCATCCTCTTCCACACCAGGCAGATTGTTTAGCAGCGCTGGGGGGAAACTGCCTCTTCAGCACAATGGATCTGACTTCCGGCTTTTACAACATGCCACTccacgaggacgacaggaagtACTCTGCCTTTACCACCCCCATGGGTCTGTATGAGTACAACCGTCTGCCGCAGGGCCTTTGCAACAGTCCCGGGAGCTTTATGCGCATGATGACGAGCATTTTCGGTGACCAAAACTATTTGAGTCTCTTATGCTACTTGGATGACTTGCTAGTGTTTGCACCTGATGAGGAGACTGCCTTGCTGCGCCTGGAGATGGTGTTTAAGAGGCTGCGTAGACACAACTTGAAGTTATCTCCTAAAAAGTGCTTCTTCCTCAGGAGGTCTGTAAGGTTTCTTGGCCACATTGTTGATGCGAATGGTGTTTCAACAGACCCCAGCAAGGTTGAAAGCATCACTAACATGGTGAGCACTGACCTCATGGAGCCTGATGGTGTGACTCCGTCCCCAAAGCGCATACGGTCTTTCTTAGGGATGGTAAATTACTATCAACACTTCATGCCCGGTTACTCTGCTATGGCCAAGCCGCTGTTCGACCTGTTGAAAGGTGCAAAGAGGAGAGGTAAACAACCCAAAAACAAACTGTCGAGCAGGAAGTTGTGTGTGGCTGATTGGACACCTGAGCAGGGACAGGCTTTTGAAAGTCTGAAAGCTTCACTGGTCCACAGTGTTGTCTTAGCTCACCCCGATTTCAACCGTCCCTTCATGCTGTCAACCGATGCGTCCTTGGATGGCATAGGTGCGGTTTTGTCCCAAATCCAGGAGGGCGAAACACGGGCCAGACCTATTGCTTTTGCCGGCAAGTCGTTATCCCGGTCCCAAAAGAACTACCCAGCTCATCGGTTGGAGTTTCTAGCCTTGAAGTGGTCAATCTGCGAGAAGTTCAGTCACTGGCTGAAAGGTCACAAATTCACTGTCTGGACGGATAACAACCCGTTGACGCACATTCTGACAAAGCCGAAGCTAGATTGTTGTGAGCAACGCTGGGTTGCCAAGTTGGCAAGTTACGACTTTGATATCAAGTACGTTCCGGGGCCACAGAACATAGTAGCTGATGCCCTGAGTCGTGTGCCGTTCGTCAAGGCGAGTGTTGGTCACAGGCTGCTCGCTGAACCCTATGCGAGTCTCCTCGCAGAAGTCAAAGACATGTCAAGTTTCTCTGTCCAAAATGCTTTTCGGTCATCCAGTCATGACAGGGAGCCCTCCCCTTTGAGTAACAATGCCCAGTCTGCATGCAGTCCACTGCGCATGCACATTCAGTCTGTTGCAAAGGAGGACGTGTCTGCTGTATTACAGTCACGCGTTGGATGGGAGGATGGTCCGAGGTTCCGTGCCCTTGAGGTGTTGCAGCACTTACCTCAGTTGTTTCCTCCTGGACAAGACGCCTTACCTGCTTACACTGTGAAGGACCTCTGTGATATGCAGTCCGAAGACAGGACCCTCTCTCGTGTTCTGTCTTACGTTGAGAGACATCGGAGGCCTTCTAGAAGGGAAAGATTCAATGAGTCGGTTCTGGTCACACGGTACCTGAAGCACTGGGATAGGCTGACCGTAAAGGATGGCGTGCTGTACAGGACTTCAAGAGATCAGAAGACCAAAGCAAAGCGCTTTCAATACATTGTCCCTGACTCACTGAAGACTGAGGTTCTGCAAGGGATTCACGATAGGGCTGGACATCAAGCTCAGTCCAGGAGTCTGAGCTTGGCGAGACAGAGGTTTTTCTGGCCAAACCTTGACAGAGATGTAAGAGACTATGTTCGTCATTGTCAGCGATGCATCGTAAGCAAGACAGTCGAGCCTGAAGGACGGGCCCCGCTGGAGAGTATAATGACAACCCGGCCGCTGGAGTTGGTCTGCATTGACTTTTGGTCGGCTGAAGACTCCAGGAACAGGTCTGTTGACGTTCTGGTGATAACTGATCATTTCACGAGAATGGCTCAGGCATTTTCATGTAAAGACCAGACAGCTAAACAGGTGGCTAGGGTTCTATGGGACCGGTATTTCTGTGTCTTTGGATTCCCAGAAAGAATCCATAGTGATCAGGGTGCTAACTTTGAGAGTCTGCTGATTGGTGAGCTTCTCAGGATCTCAGGTGTCAAGAAATCACACACAACCCCCTATCACCCAATGGGGAATGGGAGTGTGGAACGTTTCAACCGGACCCTGGGTGGTATGATTCGAGCACTGCCCCCGGAAGAGAAGGCTGACTGGCCTCGGCGCTTACAGACCTTAACGTTCATGTACAACTGTACGGAACATGAGACGACAGGTTACTCCCCATTCTACCTCATGTTTGGTCGGATCCCCCGCCTACCTGTGGATGTCCTCTTTCGTGCTGTTCTTCATGACTCTGCTGTGGTGAGCTATGAGAAGTATGTGGCCAGTCTCGCCAACGATCTGAAGGAAGCAATGGTCATTGCTCAGGTTCATGCTACAAAGGAGCAGAATCGACATGCCCAGCTGTACAACAGGAGAGTAAAGGGATCCAATTTAAACATCGGTGACAGGGTGCTCCTGGCcaacaggaaggagaggggTAAAAAGAAGCTTGCTGACAGGTGGGACTCGACAGTCTACACTGTGGTAGATGTgaatacagagacacacacatacaggatcCGCGACACAATTACTGGACGGGAGAAGGTGGTCCACAGGAACTTGCTGATGCTGGTTAATTTTCTTCCTGTGGGGGATACATGTGACATATCAGATCTGGCCTCATCCTTGCTCGGTACGGGGTCCTCCGTTTCAGGACATGATGGTGGCGAGGCAGAAGAGACCTCGtctgggagagggagggagtctcTCAGTGTGGCTAGTGAAAGCTTTGACACTGAAGGTGACAGTGAGTCCCCTGTGACTGTGACGGACGGACAGGGTCCCTTGACCGATGCGGTGCCCGTGGATTCGGAGAGCAGAACCATTGAATGGATTACTCAGTTGTCTGGGCCAAGCCTGGCTGAGGCGTGCATTGTTGACATGAGTGTTGCTTCTGATCCCCAGAACGCAACTATCTCACTTGAGGGCAGCACCACTGATCAATCTGTGACTTGTTATTCTTGCCCTTTGACTGCTGCGGACGTCTCGACAGATCTTAGGCAGTCAGACTTTGCACTCGATACCATGACACAGACAGATAACACGTCTGATTCTTTGCATACTGTGGTCCAGGTCTCACCCGCACACCCTGGTCGTTTTAATGCGCAGGTCAGGTCAAGATTTGGTCGCTTAATCAATCCTGTGAATAGGCTTATACAGACTATGTCCAGGCAGGATGTTGTCCAGGAATAG